TTTATATTGTCCCCAGTATGATAAGGTTTCAGATACCTGAAACTTTCAGAAACAAgtcttgtgtatatatataatatacagtagGCATTCGTTTTTGCTGCAGCAGCTAAATCTTGACATCTTCAAGTGTAACTAGAGTTCAAATATAATGTAGTGTGAATCATATTTAAGGTTTTTTCTTTCAGGTGAATATTTAGAAGGGCTTAGCTATAAGATACTGCAGATTTGATGGGATGTGTGTGACTGTGTATATTTTATCAGACTAGGTTAATAATTAATTCCTTAATATATATCTCTTATACATGCCTCTGACTTAGGTTGAACAGGAATTGTTTTGAATAAAGGACAGAAATTAATCTGGTTCATTGATTAGTTAATAATGTGGAAATCATTTATAGGGATTTTCAGttgcgcaaaaaaaaaaaaattaaaaaagatataaaagaaaatattggtCTCAAGTAGTATGTTTTATTGGGAAATAGAATACATATACTCATACAAAAACAATCATCAAAACTCCAAACATATAAACATGACTCTTGATATTTGTCATATTGTATAGATTAGTGTGTTTAAACTATGTGTATTCATAAATATCATTTACTTTGTTCTATAACCAAGATGTGATGATACAGAGTCTGCAGTGTTAATACCCGAAAAGAAGTTATACTGAATACTGAATAGGTACCATTTTAGCAAAGGCTAAAAGGCCTTTAAGCATTACTGTAAGGTCAAATTTAAGGGTTCACTGTGTGGAAGTACATGTAGGGTATCTCTGTGCCTTTAGCAGTTTATTTGTCAGATAGGTGAGGTAACATTTTGAATTAGACATATGGCATTATTATAGCATATAAAAGTTAATGGTTAACATTGTACTCTCGTTTTAGCACATGATTacacatactgtacatgttttgtttataggCAAAGAATGTAGTACAGGCTGAAATAGATGCCGCAGCTGAGTTGATAGACTTCCTCAGATTTAACGCACAGTTTGCCCAGGTAATTAATTCTGTTAGACATGGTAATATATTGGCTTTAATTACTAAGAAcaagataatacatgtattatgaatgCTATAGAttcaatttgaaattgaaaatcttAGGAGTAACTTTGTACTATATCATAGAGAGAGTTGAGTTGTTAATCTGCATACATATAAATTTGGTGTCATTTCTTCTATGATCTTTTTTGACATACAAATAGGTAaccaatacatatataaaaatgaaattcacATAGTCTTATGagcaataaaaaaataataataaacaaaaaaactaaTCATTTATAATACTCTATGATATTTAGGATATCACGAAATACCAGCCACTTAGTCCATCTGAGAACATCACCAAGAATTCCACTATCTACAGAGGTATGGAGGTATGTGTCTGCTTAGTTTACAAAGATGTGCTAGATTTGTAAgtaattattttgtgaaaaCATACTATAAGTTTACAGTATTTAAATTTCACTATATTCACCATATTCCTTTTGAAGTTTGAcaagacattttttattttgataatctattgtttttacaattattgtcATATCTAATTTAGAAAGTTGTACtatacattaaatttaaattaaatatactaatacttaaatttaaattaaatatactaatacttgattttgattttaaaaccGGCTATACTTTAATTCCTTTCAGGGTTTCTGGGCGGCTATCACTCCTTTCAATTTTACAGCCATTGGAGGTCACTTAGCACAGGCTCCAGCCATTATGGTCAGTGTTTGTTGAGATAGAAATAAAACATGATGCATGtacttaatattaaaaaaaattaatattaccAAATGTCGctgttttttctttaaaatgaagCCAATTTGAAATAGAAAAGTCATTTCAATTGACAGAAATATAAATGCATATGATGCACATGAACGTTTTGTCTTCACAATTAATTGTTACCTCCACaattgatttatattattttattaattttcaaaagggttccaaaaacattaacaaagagTTAATTCACCTGAAACAGTTATTCATATCTTGTATGTGCACATCATAATCACAAAAGATGCTCCTTTTGCCTATAGATACATGCTGATATATCGTCTCTGTGttacttttttttatctatcaaaaaatGATAAAGTATATCTAAGTCTGCCTTACAATGCTGACATTATTGTTTTGTAACAGGGTAATGTATGCCTATGGAAACCATCAGATACCGCCATGCTTTCCAACTACACAGTATTTAAGATATTCCGTGAGGCTGGAGTACCGGCAGGTGTCATCAACTTTGTTCCTGCTGATGGTCCGGTGTTTGGTGACACAATCACAGAATCTCATGATCTGGCTGGCATCAATTTTACTGGTAGTGTCAGGTAGGGATCACATTACTGATCTGATTGTAGAATCACAGTCATAATTCTTCACTAAGGattatacaatatatcttttatatatacttttaataGCATGTAGTTTTGTCGTTTTTAACAGAAAGTTGTAATATTCCTAGTTTCATTcttttaaattatcaaattgtATAGACTCATGGAAAACATATCTTCAATAGAGTAAGATATTGAAATTAtcctttttctttgttttacagaacTTTCCATCATTTATGGAAACAGGTTGGCCAGAACCTAGAAAAGTACAGAACATATCCAAGATTGATTGGAGGTAAGACTAgtaacatgtattttaatatacCGGTACTTACAAGTAAGGGGCAATAACTCTACAACTTTCCAATTAAGGGCTCTTAGACAAAATTACCACTAGAAAATATACTAAGAATAGAGGAGAGGTTTCCAATTTAGTAGGCCTTTAATTATGTGAAGTGGTAAAATACAAAGGCTATATAAGAATGACATTGATAGAATCACATTGCACCTTGTACAGGTACTTGTGATTTTATGGATATTTAGTAAACAATGtcacaaataaaaataagtGTTTGCAGCCTTCTTAATGATAAAAAAGAACTTGTTGTCACTTCAGTCTttattaatggaaaatataGAATTAAAGATTGTCTTGAAAGAGTTAGGAAATTGATATACAATGTGTCCTTACTGATTGATACAATATTTTGCTTTTATGATTCAATATGAATAAGGTACTTTGTAAGTTTATGTAGTCATgcagtatttaaaaaaaaaaaaaaaaaaaacagataaataaacaataagtcaattgttaattataattatgaaagTGTCTAATTTTGCTATTACAAGATTTAAATCCATTAATTGATTTCTAGAATGCGGTGGGAAGAACTTCCACTTCGTGCATCCCTCAGCAGACGTTGACAGTGTAGTAAATGGAACCATTCGTTCAGCCTTCGAGTACGGCGGTCAGAAGTGTTCCGCCTGTTCGCGTGCCTACATCCCAGAATCCTTGTGGCCAAAAATCAGAGATGGGATGGTTAATATCCACAAGCAGATCAAAGTCGGATCTCCACTGGACAGTAGCACCTTCGTGTCAGCTGTTATAGATGACAAGGTGAAACTTTTTATCCTCTAATTCCCACATAAATCCAGTGTGATTTATATATCTTATTGAAGGTCTGTGGACACCAATATGTTAAATTTccacatttgtttattttaacagAATTCATGTTGTCAATTACTCATACTTTTATGTCTTTCTAATATTTGAGGATTTCTAAGTTTATTGACAAAGATATTATTTTCTATCGCCAGTCATTTAACCGTATCAAGGGATATCTCGATCATGCAAAGACGTCAAAAAATCTCTCGATCATAGCTGGAGGATCTTGTGATGACAGGTGAGTTTCGTCATAACACTACCTAATGGTAAATACCGTACGTATGCCTCAACATTGGAGTAAGGGGTGATAATCATTTCAATCAAcagttgttagtataatgttgTTAGAAGGTCAGCTgacttattatttttcttttgaacaACAATGCTGTTTTACTGTTAATACGATGCTAGTTTCAGACACTTTTTGTGCaactttagatatattttggaATTGAAGCCTTATTGCcaaaattaagttttatttacatgatataaaatgttacatttctttattttcagcAAAGGATACTTTGTGGATCCAACCATTATAGAAACCAAAGATCCATCAGACAAAATTATGCAAGAGGTATAATCATCTTAATTAACTCTATTTGATGTATctattatggaatatatatcaataataatcAATACAGCGGTTGTGTATCACAATATATATTGTGGTAGGCTTCTGCCGTATCATGGCAGCTCTACCAATAGATCAGTATGTATTTAATGTAGCTAATTATCTtatgttaaagtgaacagtcgggcaaggatggctaaagtcggtaaaaaatggtgtgaatgtatccagtataattcttatgaaatggaaaaataaaatctctcgtcaaaatctgtctgcgtacgaagaaattaatttaaagtatggaaattctaaaacgtcctcctggCTCAcaatgtccgtggttacatttccacgccgCCTCGCTTTCagtgctttcaacttttctttacttcaatgtcagaactgggaaactaagcagaacttgaccgtcgtattaatatgtgagaagttttggaaggccaatgaacgcatttagactggttttcttttgCCGACAATtcttttaaaaatcttttgaaatcCATGTACCTTCCAGTACATGTATTCTGTTGACAATGCTATGATGACAACTAGAATTCTACTGTAATGAAAATTGAGATTTGAATAATTTCAAGAAAGCTGTATTATTTCAATTGAAGACATCCTCTGAAAAGTGATATTTGAGTAGttgcataaaaaaaatctgtaataatttaatttaagacattcttatgaaacatacacACTAATTCATGTGATGTAAGATAATTGATAGAATATTACAAACTCCATTTTTCCACCTCCAGGAGATATTCGGCCCTGTGGTATCAGTGTATGTATATCCAGATAACCAGTATAAAGAGATCACAGAACTCGTCACAAAGACATCACCGTTCGCTCTGACAGGCGCCATCTATGCTAAGGATGAGTAAGTGTTATCACTCCATGACCTGTTCTTAATCTCATAACACCCATATTCAGTCATCAATTAATAGAATGTATTTATTGCTTAGAAATTTATAAACATCAGTACCACATACTTGATTTAGATAAATTAagataggggggggggggggggggggcgcaaCGTCCTGGGTTATGGAAAATGTAGAAATTCTTGATGGAACCGGCCGTGGATTCAAAAGAATACAGAGGCCTCACTTGTAATCCAGGTAAATGTATAAAAGATAAAGATTGATCGTTGTTCTGAGGACGACTCGCTTAGAGTTGAAACATGTCAACAACtatctgataaaaaaaatcagcttACTGGAAAGAACTACCGTGTTGGACTCacttttttatacatttaactTTGGTATTAGTTTGATGTTCAGTTCAGAAATTGACTTATTTTACAAATTTCCTCTTTTGTCATGTTCAATTATAGTCTCTGCTTCTCAAAAGTTTGGAAATTAATGTGTCTGGATTGTGTCTTATTACAAAAAATTTGAGAGAGTTATGATCATATTAagatgttttattaaaaaatgatgTTACTTTCTACAGGAAGGTTAAGAGTGAACTGGTTGACATGCTAAAGGACTCGGCTGGTAATTTCTACATCAATGACAAGTCTACAGGGTCTGTTGTGGGACAGCAGCCATTTGGAGGAGCGAGACTGTCAGGTATGACAATCTGTGATAAAAACATCAATGTACACATTGTTACTGGACTGTAAACCACTTTATGTCCATTAGATACAGATTTCCGCGTAATCTCGTGAAAGAGCTCAAACAGAAGTTAAAATGTTTCACTACtgattgtataaaatgtatgtatgaatgCACGATTAATTGTCAGTAAGATTGAAAATAACAAGGCACAAAATATCGATTTTGATTAGTTTGATTGACAACTGGCAATTGGTCAActaaacacatttttatgacAACGATTGCTGATGTTTTAGGTACAAACGACAAAGCTGGAGGTCCTCACTATCTACTGAAGTTTACATCTGTCCAGTCGGTCAAAGAAACAATGGTACCATCTACAGAATGGCGGTACCCCTCGATGACCGCCTAAGACTGTATTGGTTACGGTAATACACTATATGATTGGTGTGGAACTGCTTACAAACCTTCTGTGAAGTGTTACATCTGGGTCTACATACGTACGAGTCATGTGTTTCCTCATTTGTGATCAAGAATTCATATCAATCAACTAGAACATTTAAATGGAAGATACAATTATCTAAAGTCCTTGCCTTTGCTATTATAAGTGGTTtattaagatataaaaaatattgatttgttaTTATGGTTATTCATCAAAGGTTATATATTTActcatatttattatatactttATGTTTATGGAAAATATAGGTTATAACAACAGGactaacaaatattttatggtTGGAAGATTTTGTAAAATACCGTATAAAAGTTTCCATTAATGAAGGGAGATTATCCATATCAATTTTATTGCAACTGCTAAGAAGAATATGGATCTGGAGAAGctgacatttcatattttgaacttatttCTTCTTCTCGCTTTATTAAACATTTAAGGCATTCGGTTCAAATTACTATCTATCCATTGTATATTTACTTTGACAGTACTTATGATCTAGATAACAGGTATTGTTTTTAGTGGTTGATTTTGAAtagattattaaaaaataatctaGATGTGGATGAAAATATTAGTGATACTTATCGTTAAGGTTGCAGTGTGTTTGCTGCTGATATCATTCCATCGTCACAGAAACTGGCTATTTCATCTATCATATGTTTAACATATTCAGTCTATACAAAGGGTCATTCATATGGCTTTACATCAAAAATTTATGTCCGCTATAGTTGTAAATGATTGAAGTTcacattttaatgtaattaatacactgtatatccTTTGATGTATTTTACAGTGTTCTAGTGTTTCCGACAGTATTTATAATTAGGTTTTTACATGCTAGCACAAGCAATTATTGTTTGAACATTTGAATGCTTGTATTAACTTATAAATAGATTATATACATGTGCTATGACTCCTAATGAATTCCACAGGGTTTGTAATTATTAAGAGGAATTTAAATGGTTAATTTCTGTGATTGTGGTCATTCCAATTATGCAAACAAACATTTCCTTTTCTAGGTTGTAAGTGTGTTAGGACTATTAATATGGTTTGATTGAGAACATCTCATGAAGCCTTAATGCAAAATTATGACAAAATTATTCTATGATTTGTAATCTACAGTTATTAACACGGGAGATAACTCTCAATATCTTAGAATGTGGTTTTATGTCCACTAATTTgagtttaaattattttatcttttattttgtatttgtggTCCCTTTCGACAGCATAATATTGATATGAAGGAATCTCCTACCTCTGATCAaatggtacatatatatacagaaatacCTTTGTTGATACTCACATTCCCATAATACTCCATAATGATCTATAttagatttatctccctttggttTTGTCCCGCTGATCATGCGACCTTTGTTTTAGCTTCTGCTTAcagtttaaaatgtttaaattctgGTAAGCAATGCATATGGATATACacagatttttattttaatgtttgaatTGTATGCATGCATTTAATTTCCAATGTTGAATCAGAATTCAACATTTTTGCTCaacattttgtttcattatcaTATCATGTATTATTCTAGATTGTTACTATTAACACTTGGTCCTCATAATTTAATTAACATATTACATTATGTTTACGGTTATGCGTGTAATACATACGGTCATGcgtgtaatacatatataataaaattaaatagtgCTAGAaagtgatttgttttatttaacctATGTTGtattacaaattacaaattacCATGAAAACGCATGATGTTTTAACGAACTgaacatatcaaattatatctCTATTCttcttatacatatatatgcttAGCAAAAGGCACAGACACATTTTATTTACCATAACATGCAGATATTGGAAAATTGTAATGGTTGTGACTTTGGATTCAGTAATGAATAATatggagagagaaaaaagaagaaaaaaacctgTCCCCACACTCCACTCTTTCAACCATTCTAATACCATATCATATTCTGCAGTTACATATATACCCCTTTGATTGAAGTTAAGGGGTATATTGTTATCATACTGTCTGTCTGCATGTCCATAGAAAAATCTATTTGGACATACTACTACTAAATTTTTGGATCATTTTCCACAGACCATCTTAAGGCCCTGTCCCACTGGCGTTTAGGAAGATTTGCGAATGTATTGCTCACAAAATTGGCTGATATTCGATGAACATACGCAATATTCGTAAATCATACTTGTATCTGTCGCCCAACATCCGCAATTATCCGCAATGGCGTGTTTTTCCGTTCCCAGGATTTTTGAActgcacaaaattttgattgcggAAATCATTCGCATTAGATACGTTATTCGTTCGCAATACATACTCAATACATGCTTATTATATGCGCTGTATATTCGCTTTTATTCGTTGATATCCGCAACTGACTGGGTTTTGCGGCTTTAAAGCGAACTTGGACAGTGTGTAAAACGAATGTATAGCGCACCAATCACGTTGACATCaggaatcaaaataatttgtagcGAATGCATATTGAGTTCAGCGTTTGTATTGCGTCGgttttgcatttgatttgaGAATAATTTGCGAATGTATTACAAACGTGTTGCGTAAACCAAAACTACTGtataaatatggcaaaaatcgacatatttgtctattttttcCTGTCCGTCGAGAAGAACAGGTGTAATAATGGGTCATCGGCAATAATACCAATGCAGCGTAACAATATGGTATCCAACAACATATTAATCTACTTGTTCAATTCATGAAATTGTTTCaaagacagaaaagaaaaagtctgtttttatttgaatttgaaacagACTGGACCTTCTTTGTATCTGGAGGAGGTAGGATAAAAATTGCAGCTTGCTTATCTTTAATTTGTTGCAGTCGTGTTGTTGTGAAAAGCGATACCGAAAGGCCCGAGCGCGCTTGTTTTACCTCCGTAACACAGATGCCCTACATGCGCAATACAACCGTTCTTTCCGCTACATCTGCGCAATGCATTATTAATACATTCGTAATATTTCCGTAACAATCGCAATACTTCCTATCTGTTTCCTCAATATATGCGATATATATTCGTAAGTGTTTGTTACGTATCCGCATTGTTGGATAAGCTTACCGATTGTACACCTCACGGGAGAGCATCCGTTATCGTATTCGCTTGTATTCGTGAAATATTCGCATTTGTTCGTAATAAATTCGCagaatgttattaatatatccgTAACTTATacttgaaaatttgttattttttaccAATTTTGTTGCGGATGACAACGAACGGCCAAAATTTGTAAACTAAATTCATCCGTAATTAATCCGCTCttcagtgggaccgggccttaGATACTTATACATGGTTAACAAAATCACTAGCACAATATCTGGACAACTTCAGAGTAGTGCATATAACCATGTGTAGATTTGGTTTTCATGATAACACTTTACTCAGGTTTTATGAAAAAGTTCAATACCTTGTTAGTTTTAATTAGCCCACGCTCATGTTACTCTTAGATCCTGCCCAGACACCAGAGTCaaacatttcattgaaaaacTGTTGAAAGAACCTGGATTTACTCGGGCTacgtaattatataattaaactaAGTATAGTAAAGTCCCTTACCTTTACATATATCCCTCGTTGTGCCTAGTACCCAAAACACCGATATCTACCGCGACTTCATACAAACTTTATATGCTACCCGACTCAAGGTAGCGATATTTTGCTAACGAAACTCGACAGCTATTTTGGAATGTAATGTTCAGAAGGTCGAGCCGTGTTTAGATTTGTCTACATCATGTACTAGGTTATAATTGCTAAATCTATGTAGAGGTCGATACAGTTTGAGTAGATGTTTGTCTAATTCCCCAGAGATAAATAACACATACTGGCTATTAGtggataatacatgtatatcattttcgGGACTAGTTATTGGTCAGTgtagtatacaaatgtagttcGGGTCGACGTCAGACTCTTTAGAGCCATGTTTTCTGAGATTTATATACTAATTGTAAGTATGTACGTCTGtcttaatattttgaattttcagaACATAAAATGTTGATTGTTTCAATTTAAACGACCTGTGTCATTTGCGCTCTGCTCCTACATATACAACAGGCATATGTCTGTCAAAAAGTAGTGACTGATCTCTGGGCTTGATATAAGAGTGACTTGTGTTTACTATATGGTGACGGGTCCATATTATAGATTGGTGACTGGTAATATGGGAGTAATCATCGATCATGAATGAAGCAGTTTGGTGTCATAATACATACAACGCTACCCTTTTAAATTTTTGTCTCTTGTAAATTGTGGCACCCTAGACACAACGCCGGATATTGTCAAAATATACACTAGAAAACAAAATGGAACGCCAGAATAAAATAGAATTTATAAgatttatttagatattaaaTGTGCAAAATGTCAAAAGAAACGGTACTAGTTGCTAAATAAGACAGAAAAAAACCATCCTGATTTGTTTTCGTGGCCCGGCTCTCAAATAATGATTTAAAGACGATCATGTTTAAAAAAGGGAGATCTTTCTGACCAATATCATCAAAACTGAGAGATCGTCCAACATCCTGTGGTTAAAGAAAATGGCAAGTAGACACATCCAAATTACTTGaagatatatttcaaataaatcaatgcGTATCTGTGTAAGTTTACCAAGAATTCCCCCAAAGACGTGACGAAATGGACCTGAAATACAGCATAACTCCTCTACTTATtataattaaagggacaattcactcaggctaattcttttacataaccaagaagtgaaatatggtataaatgtattgttctatatttcttatgaaacaaataacgttAAACATTGGCAAATTCCaagtcattgttaagtatttcaattaatatcgttgaaatatcaaatcgttgatcaatacgattaagaaGGTAGAATATGGGCGCTgtacctatacccgagccaaagtcacgcacgtttaaacaaatgaactacataaccactgcgaaggtgataaaatgattttgaggcaagataattcacctaataaggtaaacaaactatggtcagagcgatttgagcagttatagacaaaagttgcattactctacgaacaagggacagggttcggcataccagaagttcgaccacaatgtgtaatggcggacagcgagcgagtttgaaaatttcacacacatgtcaccaccatgggcttttcaggcacatcacagtaaaaccgactgatctaaattCCATTACTGATCATCCAAATTACTTGCtaagatatatttcaaataaatcaatgcGTTTCAGTGTATTTTACCAAGAATTCCGCAAAGACGTGACGAAATGGACCTGAATACAGCATTACTCCTCTACTTATTATAATAAAGATGATATAACGATTGATTTGTAGAAAATGGATAATCAATATGAGCGTTTAGATAAAAACGCCGACTGATTTTAACATTAGAAAACTTAGATATGACTGTTTCTTCGATTTTATCCAAATACCCAAAAAACGTATATATAGTCTGGTGTACGTGTAAGTCAGTAACACTCatatcatattacatagttTTTAAGATCGGATATTAATGAGCTCTAGACGGCGATTGTCgttttatatgaatattttgtagACTAAAAAGCCAGCGTCATTTAATCTCGTACGGCCCGTGTATGAATCAGTGCATTTtcgggagactgcagtatgtctGTGTTATGGTGGGCCCCTggcaggggacagaaccaagataTTTTGTCACTCGTGAGGCAGTatccaaaatcaaaattaaaaaaagataagatAGCAAATAGCAACATGTTACGACCATGCATGCGCAACGGGTACATATgtacagcaggtacaattctaagaCCCCGCAGAGCAGAATTCTTAATCTTGATACATTCTGATCAAATGCTGTAGCATGATCggaatattattttaaaaatagattgtCATTCTTAGAAACCTTGTTGAACGCCATGGACATTATTTTGGTGTACCACAAGGTTCATTTTTAGGTACTTTGTTTTTACAATTGATCAATGTCTGCCCAAAATTCCTGAAATTTATGCATGTCACACCAGTCTACTATTAGTATAAATCCATTTATTGATGTGATGGTACAGTCAGATCTGAATAACATTGTAAGGTTGTTCAAAAGTAAAGTAATTAGTTTGTTTTACAACAGGAAAAATATCTGGTTGTGCCAAAACCAAAGATCAAATATAGTTTGTGAGGACATGTAACGCGAATAGGTACTAAAAGAGAGACTTTTAAAAAGCCATATAATCCAAAGCAAGCATTTAGGGTTACTTTTACTTGATGTTtcatatggtattttttcatataacatCTTATGTTCCGAAACGCTTACTGATCGACAGATATTGAAAGTTTAAGGAAATGTGTGtaatgtagtacatgtattgcTTCTATTATCAATATGTTGGGAAGAACACTCAGCCTATCCTTATTGTATGCGCGAGAATAAAGTAGGTTGTagtataccacagcctcccaaatcacaCAGGCATACACACATGACTCATACAAACTCATGACATACATGTTAGTCTTCTGCTGTGAAGTTAATGTTTTTCAATCACTCTTTTTAAACTAATTTTTTCTATCATATAATTCAAAAATCTAATATTAGATGCAAAGATGATGatgcaaaaaaaatcatattgagGCGTGCATGATTTTGATCTGTTTGACACTGATTTGACCGGACATTTACTCCTGTGACCTTCCACAAGACAAACGTTGTCAATAATGCGTCTAAATGGTTGCCAGATGATCAGAATGTCTGTTTGCGAAATTAACAGATACAAACAATCAATCCATCATATAGCCTCACAATAGCACCATACCTTATTTAATCCTCTTAATTTTGATTTACCCGTTTTTTCCCACAATTTTCGACAGATTTAACATTTTACGCAAAAAAAgttatgataattttttttaatacctAGCAAATAAAAAGTTGCTTTTTCTAAAACCGGCATATAAATTGAAAATTCAGGTTCGGTGTGCTCGATCGAGTTGTTTTTGTCGTATTACAATATTTGCTATTGTGTAGTATTTCTTGCTAAAACACCAAGATACATTAACTAcactaaaatgtaaaaaataaaaggtaAGAAGtatattttcacttttaaatacttttttagTTTTCATGACAGTGGACCTTTGACAGATTTACAGCAAAACATGAACTTGACATGGCTAAAATTTTGCCACACTTGTGGATATGTTTCATTACGCCATACTGTTTTAGGTAACATTTTCGCTAAAAATTTTTCACCAAAATAAGTAATTCTACATAACGATTT
The nucleotide sequence above comes from Argopecten irradians isolate NY chromosome 1, Ai_NY, whole genome shotgun sequence. Encoded proteins:
- the LOC138319447 gene encoding delta-1-pyrroline-5-carboxylate dehydrogenase, mitochondrial-like, producing MQSLTRYARLFPRRIISCRSLSAMPDQQYVAVNEPMHDYAPGSKEKKELEAAISKYENSIEDIPIVIGDEEIRTSEVRHQVAPFDHQKRIAKFSYASADIVQKAIDTSLRVRRDWERRPLYERAEIFLKAADLMSGKYRMDLLATTMMGQAKNVVQAEIDAAAELIDFLRFNAQFAQDITKYQPLSPSENITKNSTIYRGMEGFWAAITPFNFTAIGGHLAQAPAIMGNVCLWKPSDTAMLSNYTVFKIFREAGVPAGVINFVPADGPVFGDTITESHDLAGINFTGSVRTFHHLWKQVGQNLEKYRTYPRLIGECGGKNFHFVHPSADVDSVVNGTIRSAFEYGGQKCSACSRAYIPESLWPKIRDGMVNIHKQIKVGSPLDSSTFVSAVIDDKSFNRIKGYLDHAKTSKNLSIIAGGSCDDSKGYFVDPTIIETKDPSDKIMQEEIFGPVVSVYVYPDNQYKEITELVTKTSPFALTGAIYAKDEKVKSELVDMLKDSAGNFYINDKSTGSVVGQQPFGGARLSGTNDKAGGPHYLLKFTSVQSVKETMVPSTEWRYPSMTA